The window TCGTTCTACTTCTTTAAAAATATTGGAAACTTGATTGATACTACTGTACACGACCACTGTTAATCCCAGAAACAAAGCAACAGGGATGGTATAGCCTAATAATAACCGTTCTCGAAGTTTTAAGTTAGTTAGCATTGGATTGTTAATCGTTAATAGTTGACTGTTGACTGTAAGCTTGACCGTTAGCAGAAAATAGAAAACCGACAACCGACATCCCTTTAAACTTCTTGCTCCACAACTAATTCTCCTTGAATCATGATTTTAGGAATATTCAGGATACTCATCATTTTATCCCGATAAAATGCTGTTCCTTGTAAATATTCATCTTGTTTTAAATGGACAGCCGTAGGAATCGTTTTTATTTCGGACTCTTTTAAGTACATCACATCAAAAATCCCTTCTACCACAATTCCAGCAACAATATCATTAATTTTAACAATCATTGCTTTCGATAAAATCTGAGATGTTCCTAACGGTAAATTAACCAATCCTTGAATATCAACTAAGGTTAAGATTTCTCCTCGTAAATTCATATTTCCCACGATATGAAGCGGTGTACAAGGAATGGGTGTAACATGATGAATATCTGTAAACTCTCGAATAATTTCTAAATTGACACCAAAGTATTCTCCATTTAAACCAATGACTGCTAAAGGAACTAACCCCGTAAAATCTTGGTTATCTAGGGAACGTCTTAAATTTTTAGCTCGTTCTTGAAAAATAGCCCGTTCTTCTGAAGTTGCATCGGGGCAAAAAACAAAATTTTGTTGAGTTTTGAAATGGTTTTTAGTTGAAAATTCTGCGAGTTGTTGCTGTTGATTTTCTTCAAAATTAACTCCTCCTTGTTCTAAATTAATATCTCTTAAGAATTGGTTCATGTATTGAATCAGGGTTTCGGGATTCAAGACCATGACTAAATATTCATCTACTTGAGCAATTCCTTGAAGATAATAAGAATTATGAGTAGAATTAAAGTTATGTTGCAGATTATAAGCCAGTTCAGTTTTAATGGCATCAGTCGTAATCATCTGAACTTCATAAACTTGATTCACAATAATTCCGATTCTAATGTCATTAAATTTTAAGATTATAACGCTATCCGACACAGCATAATTTGATGGAGGATACCCTAATCGAATCGTGAGATCAATAATAGGAATTAATTCCCCGCGTAAATTAATTAAACCGACTAAATCAGCCGGAGCCGAGGGAAGTGGAGTTAATTCTGGGAGGAAAAAAATTTCTTGAACCGCAGAAGCTGCGATTGCATAACGCATTAACTTAATTGCAAAAATAAGATAAGCATGACTATCCATAGGTCAGATGGTGGTATTGGGTGTTAGATAGGGACGGGGGGACAAAGGGAGGGAAGTTAACGGTTAACAGTCAACAACTAAACGTTTCTTTTCTAAAAACGCAATTAAATCTTGAGCCGTTACCCCTTCTAAATGTTCAATTCCCATACTTGGAGGTAAGGATTTGAGTAGAGCTAAAGCGGTACTATACATTTTAACGGCTCTTGTGTAATCTGCTTCTTGCTCATAAATAGATGCAAGTTCCAAATAGGCGGGAACAGACGAGGGAAGCAAATAAATAATTCGTTTAGACAATAATTTTGCTCCGGCTAAATCTTCCTGTTCTTGAGCAATACGCAGAAGTAAATAATAGGGAAAAATTGATAAAGAGTCTATTTCTAATGCTTTTTTACAATAGAATATTGCTTGTTCATATTGACCTAGATTAGCGGATGCTTGTGCTAATAAATAATAAGCATCAAATTGAATTTCTGGTTTCAGATTTCGAGTTCCTATTCTATCTTCTTGCCCTCTAATACCTCCTTCTGAGTTTTTGTTTCCGAGTTCCCAACTTTTCAAATAAGGGTTACTACTTTGAAGAAATTGTTCAGCTTTTTGAATGGCAATTTTATACTGTTTATTTTGAAAATATTGTTTTGCCTCTTCTAAGGTTCGTTTAGGTAACTTCACTGTTTCGGATAGATGACCCAGGGATCTCGCTGGCTGGATTTTCAGATGTGAATCTTGATGTTGCCCAGATGAAGATAATAAATGTTCACCCTGATTATTAGAAGTCAATCCTGTTTTTTGACTTAACACAGATTCTTCTATTAAACCAATCATTTTTTGATAAACCATCGATTCAGGGTAAATTTTGGATTGAAATAATTCAAGACAATCTTGATGATTCAATTCAGCATGACCTGTTATTAAATAACCTCCGGGTTTCAAAACGTGATGAAACTTAGAAACGACTTGATTAATATATTTTTTTTCAAAATAAACAAAAACATTCCGGCAAACAATTAAATCAACGTCTTGAATTGCAGTATAATTAGGATAGCAATAGAGGTCTTTAACTAAATTTAACTTAAAAAATTGTACAGAACACTGGATTTTTGAGTTGATTTTCCAATCTTGTCCTTGTCGCGAAAAGTATTGATTTCTAATTTCTGGGTCAACCATGCGAAAAGACCAAGACGTATACAAGCCTTGTCTGGCTTTTTGCAATGCTTCTTCATTAACATCCGTTCCCAGAATATTAATAGTCCAGTTAGTCCAATCGGGGAGTAACTGTTGCAGTAAAATTGAAAGGGTATAAGGTTCTTCTCCGGTCGAACAACCTGCACTCCAAAAGGTTAAGGTTTTTGTTTTTTGTCGAGACGCTATTAAATCGGGTAAAATTACCCCGCGTAATAAATTAATTTGACCTTGATCTCGAAAAAAATAACTTTCAATCGTTGTAATTAAAGGAATTAATTGTTTCCATTCCTGTTGGCTCGTTACCGTATCGGCACTTAATAAATTAAAGTAAGCTTGGGGATTCGGTAACTTTAA of the Planktothrix sp. FACHB-1365 genome contains:
- a CDS encoding chemotaxis protein CheW, whose protein sequence is MDSHAYLIFAIKLMRYAIAASAVQEIFFLPELTPLPSAPADLVGLINLRGELIPIIDLTIRLGYPPSNYAVSDSVIILKFNDIRIGIIVNQVYEVQMITTDAIKTELAYNLQHNFNSTHNSYYLQGIAQVDEYLVMVLNPETLIQYMNQFLRDINLEQGGVNFEENQQQQLAEFSTKNHFKTQQNFVFCPDATSEERAIFQERAKNLRRSLDNQDFTGLVPLAVIGLNGEYFGVNLEIIREFTDIHHVTPIPCTPLHIVGNMNLRGEILTLVDIQGLVNLPLGTSQILSKAMIVKINDIVAGIVVEGIFDVMYLKESEIKTIPTAVHLKQDEYLQGTAFYRDKMMSILNIPKIMIQGELVVEQEV
- a CDS encoding CheR family methyltransferase, which encodes MEPALIELFIQLIATQTGLSIRVQDYAGLAQKIKARVKALKLPNPQAYFNLLSADTVTSQQEWKQLIPLITTIESYFFRDQGQINLLRGVILPDLIASRQKTKTLTFWSAGCSTGEEPYTLSILLQQLLPDWTNWTINILGTDVNEEALQKARQGLYTSWSFRMVDPEIRNQYFSRQGQDWKINSKIQCSVQFFKLNLVKDLYCYPNYTAIQDVDLIVCRNVFVYFEKKYINQVVSKFHHVLKPGGYLITGHAELNHQDCLELFQSKIYPESMVYQKMIGLIEESVLSQKTGLTSNNQGEHLLSSSGQHQDSHLKIQPARSLGHLSETVKLPKRTLEEAKQYFQNKQYKIAIQKAEQFLQSSNPYLKSWELGNKNSEGGIRGQEDRIGTRNLKPEIQFDAYYLLAQASANLGQYEQAIFYCKKALEIDSLSIFPYYLLLRIAQEQEDLAGAKLLSKRIIYLLPSSVPAYLELASIYEQEADYTRAVKMYSTALALLKSLPPSMGIEHLEGVTAQDLIAFLEKKRLVVDC